GTCACAATATCAGAATGATATGACACAGAGTGATTATCGTGGTCAAAATAATTCATGATAACACTATCATGGGTGCCTAGTTATAGTTGAAAGTTTGGGTGCAAGATTAGTGACATACTAAGGCAGGTATGGcaggacatttttcatttaataaacatcTGAATGTGGCATTTCCTGCAATAAAGTATCCAATTACGCTGCTCATTCACtataaaaaatagtttataTATCATCATATGTTTCAATGTTTCCTATAGGATTTTGTGAGACTGTGGAGGGTGGACCCAATCAAAACTTTTGCTAAGCTATGAAGAATTTTGCtctgttttaaaacaatgttgtgttcttgtttaCAATTGTATGcttcaataaataatttaaataaatattaacagtgATTACACTGCAAAAAAGTCCCACACACAGAGCATGGTAAACAGGACAGGGTCCTCATTTCATGACGGTTTGGGTGAATTGTCGGTATAGTAACAGACCCCTGACGTCCCGGATGGAAGTAACGCCATGAGCAGGGGGCCCCGTCCTTCACCGCAGGGTGAGAGGGCACACAGCGAGCACAAGTCCACGGCACCAGGAACAAACAATGTCCGGGTGACAGGTGTGCAGAATTCATATGAGAAAACGGCTTCAGGATAGCAAATGTAATTCCTATAGTGGAGGTGCAGCTGGATTCCTGCTCAGTTTCCTATTACCAACTGTAGAAAATTATTCAAGAGGTGCTGGATCATttacataatattataatatgtgttttattaaaattatattgctataacattttgaaatatcacGTTTATCATCATTGCTGGTATATCGCAACACCACTACCCTGAACTACACTGTGGCTCTTATGATTTCTACACTTGTTCTGCATTTTCAGTTTAAGAAACTACAGCTGGTGCTTTACTGGCAGGTTGACCACATGGTATGAGTGGGTGTAGATGTCTAATGGTACAATATTAACCACAGCAAACATTGTGTTGATCAGCTTAAGCCATAACAGAGATACTCTTTCATCTAAGCTTAATAAAAATAGCAACATCCAGAATTCAACTTTAGATTTTGTGGAAATGAAATTAGTCACTGACAATTTCAGTACTTGTTCTGCATTTATAGTGTGTCTAGAATTTCCCAATTTGACCGGTGCAGAATTGTATTTCTTTAGTGACGTGACAGGAAGTGTAAATGCAGCAGGAGAATTgttaacattgtgttttaaagCATTTAGTCTCATAtgttcatcatttattcatcatcACATTTGCAGTGAAGAAGTAAATCCCACTGGAGCACTATCAATGTTTGCCCTCACTTTCTCTGGAAAATACAGTGAATGTGGAAAGAATACTCTAAGGAAAACcatgagcaaaaaaacaaaaaacaaggtgCTCTAGTATCTTCAGTGTACCTTTTGTTAATGTGTAACTGTCACCACTCAAATGGTTTCCCTGATGACTCTCCAGATTATTTCCCAAATGACCCACAATGACCATGTGCCaatcacaataataaaacaacagtatGTGTCTCTGTAGTGATTTGTAgatatgaaaaatgatttaattagaATGGTGAGACATTTTTTCTCAACTGCACCACGACCACCAACCACATTGCATAGTTTAACAGAAAGGTCTCAGTGTCTTAATGGAGCAGTTCCAACAGCACAGAGGGACAAAGTACTGCATGATTACAGTAACTTTATAATAGCAGCAAGTATTTACATCATGCTCGCAGTCCCATACAGGGAGTGGGAAAATATTAAGAATTTAAAACATCAACGTAAAGTTTCAGAATGGCCTACAACACTAGACCTGTGTGATATCTACCTATACAAATACActtgagcacaaacacaaagttgttTCACTTTCTTAAATGTGTCAAAAGCATTGTTGAGTAGATTGagtagagttttttttttttataaatcatatatCACAAAGTATTTTAGTTGTACAGGTTCTCCAATATTTGTTGATGTGGGTACACAACAGATGTTAAACATACTAATAATCAAAGTAGTTTCTGATTGGACATACAGTCCCTAGTGATAAATGACTTACAAAcataggttaaaaaaagaaatctctgaTATAAAACATCTTTTCCACATTTggttatttcatttgaaaaaaagtgattttaccTAATTTAGAGATGAACTGGAAAACCCCCCGGTCATAGCATTTCATTATGTAGAGTGTACTTGAGCAACGAAGAGGATTCACATAAAATGTAACACCAGCAGGAAGCCAGACATTCAGCGCACCAGATCACTGCAGAGAATGACACAGCTGCACATCAACAATTAGAAAGACTGGCAGAAATCCTCAGATTTTAAAGGTGAGAAATTaaattttttggttttaaataggGGCTTTTATTTGCCTTACAAATTAAATTTCTAATACGAAAATATGAATTTATCTTAAATCCCTTGGAGGAtttgtattgtctgtgttttaaatgttaaattatttgcTTTATAACATTACTAGTATGCTTTATGTATgcaatgttttactgtttgagTCATAATCTATATGCAGAATTCAGCCTATGCATATAATGGCTAATAATAGCTAATGAGGACTTATTTGTTGTTTGCAGACAATGTATTTAATCTTACCACAGCCACAGCAgttgtaaattacattacaatcaATTATCCTAAacctacagaaaaaaaatcttgaaaatgATCTTGTACTTAAAACTTTTACAGCAATATAATGAAACTGTCAGTCAGAGTACTTTGTTAAAAGGGAAGTGGTGAACTATCCAGACCACCTTTAACTTCCTTTTTCACCAGTGTTATTAATGGCACTGCAAAGAGGTGTATGGAGGACTGGGTTTCTGTATGAGTTTCACTTTCCGTCAGCAAATTACAAAGAAGCTAACCTTCCTTCTAATTCCTGTTAGTTGACAGAATGCTGATGAACcacacaaaccaaacagagGAGGACCTCTTCTCCTGCTACAGTCCCTCAGTCGTTGGTTACCGGTACTTTGCTGTGCTGTGGGGATGTGCCGTGACCATCACTGGTACGCTGGGGAACATGATGACCATCCTGGCCTTCGCCTTAGACCCACGTCTGAGGACCCGCTTCAATGTGCTCATCGTCAACCTGGCTGTAGCTGATCTCCTGTACTGCACCATATTGCAGCCCATATCAGTCGACTCCTATCTACACCTCAGATGGCGCAGTGGTCAGCTCTGGTGCAGTATCTTCggcctgctcctcttcctctccaacTCTGTCTCCATTATCACCCTCTGTCTGGTGGCAGTAGGCCGATACCTCCTGGTCACAAAAACAACCGTGTTTGACCGTGTCTTCTCTGACCGTGGTCTCATCTCACTCCTGATCTCAGCGTGGGCACTGGGCCTGGCCAGCTTTGGCCCACTCTGGCCTGTTTATGTGTTCGTGCCACAGGTGTGCACATGCAGCTTCCATCGCACAAGGGGTCGTCCTTACAGCACCATCCTgctctttttctacttttttgttGGTTTGGGCTGTGTTGGTGTTTTCTACCTCCTCATTTACAAACGTGTCCAGATTGCCTCAAAAGCTCTGCTCCGCTACCGGCCAAGCCGCCGGTCCTCCAGAAAGAAACCAACTTCTTCAGCACAAGGGACTGATGATAGTGGTGTAGAGAGTGGCATGGCAAATACATGTAGCTGTGAGATCAGCAGTCAGGCATATCTGGACAAAAGTACAGATGAGATAACTTGTGAAGAATCGTCCGATTCGGTCCAGAGGCCTGCCACGGCCCTAAATTCATCACCAATCAAGTCTCCCCCTAAAATCGTCCCAGCATCACCTTTATCTACACCTGCTCCCACCACTGCAgcaccctcctccacctcaggAACGTCGGGAGACGATGACGAATTTAAGCGTGTGACACGCATGTGCttcactgtttttctgtgttttgtgttctgcTTTGTCCCCTTCCTGTTGCTAAACATAGCCGACAAACATAACCGCGCCCCGCAAGTACTGCACATGTTTTGTGCAAACCTCACCTGGCTGAACAGCTGCATCAACCCTGTGCTCTATGCTGTCATGAACCGACAGTTTCGACAGGCCTACCATGTGTTGCTCAACAGGGCTTTCGCACCTTTCACCTGCCTCTGGACCTGGTGGTCACCTCTGAGATCCTAAGCTCCTGGAGCTTAAACTTGGCTGTTGTAAAGCCAGTATAGTATTATTCAATTGAAAAAACCCAACACAGACATAGTGCCGTTTACACTCCACCACTATCAACTTTTaggctgcttttctttgttacaTTTATGCTGCATTGGAGATGCACCAATACTGGCATGGGATATCAGTCAGATACTGACTCAATAGCTAGATCAGGTATTTGTGATAATAGGGCAATCTGGTATCGGATaccattattttgaaaaaaaaatgattctgtaCATTTATATCcatgtatttatatgttatattttattttacaaagataggaaagcaatgtttaagtcaagcctgacaCACGCTGTAGAAGAATGATTCCAGTCAGTTCCACAGggtgaggcatacagcttaataattaaacactggtacCAGTATGGATACTTGGGATGCTGATACCCAAAGCTCAGGTATCGGTATCAGTGTCGGGAATGGAAAAGTCAGATGAATGTATCCTTAGTTAAATGATTTTACCAAAATTCCAGTCCCCATTACTTCACAACCTCCATGTTTTAATCTGTTTCTTGTTTCCTTTTACATTAATGTACACAATTACATTATATGTTTATGAAATGTATggaataaattatgttttgtaatACATAATCCCCACAGTTGCATTCAGAATGTTCAATTTGCCAATGCGTCATCACAAAAAGTGTCTATTACATCATATGAGAAAccacaaatgttacaaaaatcAGCACAGGATATTCCTCTGTTACACAACATGCCTTAGaggctgtggcacaccaggtagagcgcttgtcctgtaaccacaaggttggtggtttgaacccctctgtcaacatgccgaggtgtccttgagcaagatacctaacccccagttgctccccgggcgcttcttagcagcccactgctcctctgggatgggttaaatgcagagaattgtaatttccccattgtgggactaataaaggcttaatcattattattatataaaaaaatcaggaaCTTGTGACTGTGTCTCAACTCTGTATTGCCCCTTTCATGCTGACAGTACAATACTAACAATAGAAAGTGTTCATTAGTTTGACATGTGGGTGAAGTGTGCTTGTGTATGCATGTTTGAGTTGTGTCAAGGAATGCACTCATTTAGGATACCGACAAATGCAAATAACACTCATACTAATGTCCACACTCCACCCTCACAAGCTGTGATTTATCTTTAAAGAGGACTAACACAAGATATACTCAAGGCTGTCACGCTTGTTACAcacatagaaaaaacaaagttgttgcTTGCGtgaaaaatagaaacacagCACTTCTATTTTTGGccacaacacagcagcaaacCGGGTACCATGGCTACTTTTACCTCTGACTGACCGGGAGGCCGAGGGGCTTTAAGGTGCCAACTAAGAGCCACAACGTCCTGGTTATGGTCGACAAGGGCCGAAGTTGCTTTACTGACACTATAGCGTCAGTCattgggtacatcccaagtctcttaaattgcctcctggattccctcacttgcgtcctTTCCTTGcatcttagtcccgcccaccagggatgcatggagagacgcaaggaaaccaggcgaggagagaggaaacgaggaaatgtgttttaagagacatgagacgtcctttcctctgtagcgtcacgtgaagcgacgtctgtttctgaagacggcggccgctgatcacaactggatcagctgtcagtcggctttaacagctggagagacttttgattttatgtccgcacacatgatcactgtaccaatattaataatgaaacaaagtaatcatcactgtactaatattaataatgacacaaagtaatcatcactgtactaatattaataatgaaacaaagtaatcatcactgtaccaatattaataatgaaacaaagtaatcatcactgtactaatattaataatgacacaaagtaatcatcactgtactaatattaataatgacacaaagtaatcatcactgtactaatattaataatgaaacaaagtaatcatcactgtactaatattaataagcTCAGGACCGATTTGtaccggcgaaatgcgtttgtcttatttattaattattaacgtctgtatgttttgaaattcggattgtgatgtcattattaaataatccagaatatgattatgttttctcctaaacacttgaattaatttattaggctcaatgtttcggggtaaattggaattacataactcatccaacctgacactcaggaatgatcagcctcatatgaatgaatggaaatgaagataaattatgtaaaaagtgtttctactgacaaacagacatactcttcaactctttaactctctctatctctctctctaacttttcaatctgtttaatctgtgatctgtcatcactctggtattaaactctATTGATGATGatctatatcagatcagtacgatcggctgcagcgtctaatcagataacagatgaacgatgagggggcgtgtcggccctcacaacacttcctggaaggaagctctcgtgcatcctcgctcatggctcctcggagatcgctcctccctcctcgctcctcggtgctgaaataagagctttgggacggccgtcaatatggcggcgcagaacgacttataagagacttgggatgtacccttgGTCTGAGAGAGCTTTGACTGGCCCTTTAACGTTAATCCAAGTTTTCATAAGACAATcttttagcatgttagcatgctagtttAGCAAAACTATTAAGTCaatcattgttattatattattctgcCATGAGCTTAACTGGTCGGTAAGTGtacattaaaaaagataaaaatcctaaatatattttgataattcAATATGGAAGTttttgacagacagacaagcagaCTAGTTAAACATTAACTTGTTGGCACAGCTAGCAtaaagttaaaacaataaaatgtagctAACGTTACACACGTAACACATAACATGCTATTAATGCCAAAATACTCCTAGTGAAAATAAGTaagaaaattaaacaataataatacagcCATATTATCTTGGATTTCAAGATTAATCATTAATGGTGTTATTGTttaacctattttttttttttacgtctttCCATCGATTTAGTCTTTCGAAGTCACGTGAAATGTAACTACCGGTACATATCTTTAACGTTATTCGTGAGAATAAGTGACTTGGGGTAGTACTCGCTTGCAACTAGAGGTAACTTAATAACATTACTGACAACGACCAACCACATCAACGGCTGATAACGGCTACAACGGCCAGCTAACACGTTAGCTAGCAAGAATTGACAACTTGGCATCACACAGACAAATTGCATCAGTCAACGtttcaatttatgtttttaaccaCCTGGCTAAGGAACTGAAGTACTAATTGAGCTTTTAGACCTTGTTCTGTCCTCACAAACTCCTGAGAAATACATCTGGTTCTCTAGCTGGCTAGTTTAATTGCATTTCATCGTCAGCTCCGTGCTGCCTGGGCTCAAGGTCATCATGGTCTGGTTGAAAAGGGTTAATCAAACTCAACCATAATGTGAAGTTCATACAGATACAAGTTTTTTAAGAGTAATAAGTGAACCTAAAATCTCAATAGAGCCACAtcttttggtttcatttaaataattaatgcattttttaatataGAAGTTGAATAAGATTTGGTGTTGCAGTCTGAAAGTCTAAGAATTAAATCTTCATTAATAAGATACTGTGAACATGATATAAAAACTATTTCTCATAATTGTTAGTTTACAACATTTCAGTTATTGATGAACCAAACATGCCCTTTAATTggtgatgtttatttttgatttaaatgagcAGGTAAATATAAAAGCATATAACTTAAAGGGAGTAAGTGCCATGTGTCAGAACAAAGTATCACAAGCTGCAGGTGGCAACAGTAAGGTAACCACAAAGGAACTGGAAACAAACATTGAAACAATAAATTATGTGCAGTCTGGGCAGTGTACTATTCTTACATGGTCAGTTTTATATCATTCCTTAGATATCTTATCTCAAAGTAACAGCTGCATGGTAGTTGAGATGTCTAATACAGGTGCCTGGGACACTAATGGATTGGATATTAGTCCAGCTAATTCAATAATCTCTCTTTTGTGTCTTCCAATATTCTCATTGAAACATTAACAACAATACATGATTTAAAGGGaattataaatgttatgttCTAGTGATTTCAAAGTGCACAGCTGCAATATAATGCTTATTGTGAAAGCAAAAATCTGAATTAACAGAGGGGCTTTCAAATTTTTCAGATTAAAATGGCAAACTATTATGTTCACAGTAAATTTGCTAAGTATGCAACGACATGGGTGTTGTTATGTAAGTAGCTAAAAGTAAATGTGACGATAAATGGTACAgtggttttggttaaatatacaaaaaagagGCTTATTGGAAAATGCTTCCACAGGATTGTGGGGGCAGGCAATTAAATCCTGTAAAACTGAAATCCGGCAGCCCCTGCTCCTCTTGCAAGTTGTCAGAATCAACAAAGATGTTGGGGTTGTTGAGATACTGCAGTAactcgtcctctgtggctccAACAGAGTCAGACAGCATGGGATCAAGGTGATACGTTTCCAGAGGTGACTCCAGTGAATGAGGACTCCCGTTTTGTTCTGAGAGCAGAAAAatggaagagagaaagataatGTTTCTACTGCCAtggctgtgttttttatttctgataCTGCTTTCACAAAAATGTGATATGCTATGCATccgaacagaaaaaaaagaaagtacagACTGATGCTGTAGGGTTTGATTTTGCACAAGATTCCTGGTGAATTGCATGCAAGCTTTGTACTTTTCCTTCAGCACATCAAATTATTCAAGTTCTCAAACAATATTCACTACACtcagtttattttactgttttaataaCTCAGTTAAAAGAATATACTGCCTTTTGTAAGCCATAAATGACTAGGTCAGCAAGTATACTTACTCCATTTCTGTCAGAGGGTTAAATAAGAAGATCGATACAACTCATATCGGTCAATTAAATATAACCCAATGGCaaacagctggttagcttagctcaaagactggaaacacggaatcagctagcctggctcttgtcaaaagctataaaaaaatctgccaaCAAGCACTTCTAAAATTTACTGTCTAATATGTTAACCTTCTTGATTCTAAGCAGTTGATAGGCAACCAGAGAAGACTCGGGGAAGTTACTGGTAGTCATCAAGAAAAAGCCCAGCACATAAAAGCTAATTGTTGTTGTAAACGTGTTGTATTTTGTATGgatttaattaaagaaatacaCCTTGTTAATCAGTGAGTTTAAAAAAGGGGCTGGTGGGTTGATTTTTGCTTTCACCAAAATGGTACATAGGTCTTCAGCTTGAAGACCGTAAGATTAAATGCTATTAATGCCAAAATACTCCTagtgaaaataattaagaaaattaaacaataataatacagcCATATTATCTTGGATTTCAAGATTAATCattaatgttgttattgtttaacCTATGGCtatgtgctgtttttatttttatgtctttccATCGATTTTAAGACATGCACCAAGCAAAGATATAAAGTATTCAAGCATCAGAAGGTAGAATCAAGAAGctataaacaattaaataaatgtgttagtGACAGTTTTGCTCAAACCAATCATCGTTAAATTATATGTTCAGTAGAGCAGACTACTGTACATATGCATGCAGTAGAGAAGAAGCAGCCCACAGCCCCAGGGGGGAATACGTTAACAGTTTCATAGCTGTAGCTTAACATCCCACTAGATCATAGTCATAGATCATCATCTTCCCCActgatttcccacagtgcagtGCCAACATAGGTAGCGCAACACAGAGCTCTGTGATGAAGGGAGAGTGATTTGTTTTGGTGAGGTTTTCAGCTGGATGGGACAGCGAGGAGAGCCATGACTCACCGGCTGCCTCTCCACACAGGCCATTCATTGGCTCCAAGCCTTCACCCTGTGCCATGTCAGAGGACATGGGTGACTTAGCCTCCAGTGTGTTCCTACATGACCAATGACAAACAGTCATTACAACCAGTTGCTCATGACATAAAAAGAGGGGATGGGAACACTACTTCTCAGATGAAGCAAGTGCATTTTTAGTTTGTAGTTGTTTCTGTATAAAAAGCACATTTAGAATATATAGGACAATTACATATTATTCTGAAAAGCAAGACACTGTAAACCAGCCTGGGAAAAAAACCGAATAATACACTTACTCCTTTGAAACAAACATCAGCTTG
This portion of the Anoplopoma fimbria isolate UVic2021 breed Golden Eagle Sablefish chromosome 17, Afim_UVic_2022, whole genome shotgun sequence genome encodes:
- the gpr84 gene encoding G-protein coupled receptor 84 produces the protein MLMNHTNQTEEDLFSCYSPSVVGYRYFAVLWGCAVTITGTLGNMMTILAFALDPRLRTRFNVLIVNLAVADLLYCTILQPISVDSYLHLRWRSGQLWCSIFGLLLFLSNSVSIITLCLVAVGRYLLVTKTTVFDRVFSDRGLISLLISAWALGLASFGPLWPVYVFVPQVCTCSFHRTRGRPYSTILLFFYFFVGLGCVGVFYLLIYKRVQIASKALLRYRPSRRSSRKKPTSSAQGTDDSGVESGMANTCSCEISSQAYLDKSTDEITCEESSDSVQRPATALNSSPIKSPPKIVPASPLSTPAPTTAAPSSTSGTSGDDDEFKRVTRMCFTVFLCFVFCFVPFLLLNIADKHNRAPQVLHMFCANLTWLNSCINPVLYAVMNRQFRQAYHVLLNRAFAPFTCLWTWWSPLRS